The following proteins are co-located in the Deinococcus metallilatus genome:
- a CDS encoding methyltransferase domain-containing protein, which yields MSVSPSMPGFIDAAYLKQLCRVMQAAKHRSYDALHLFPGAQVLDVGCGPGLDAAALAERVGAEGQVVGVDHDPAMLAHARAALPQRANIHFRQADGLALPFPDHHFDAVRAERVLMHTPEAACLLGEMIRVTRPGGWVSALDTDLPPTVDYASETMQALDRRITAFNRQQAPGATFRGKPGRQLRRLFGTAGLAQVTAEVIVVPLDAEALLGTWFTRPDAALRAGILTAEEWTEFEAHFRALETSGSLFAYSTVVLASGRKP from the coding sequence ATGAGCGTGTCACCAAGCATGCCGGGTTTTATCGACGCGGCCTATTTGAAACAGTTGTGCCGCGTCATGCAGGCGGCCAAGCACCGGAGCTACGACGCCCTGCATCTCTTTCCGGGGGCGCAGGTGCTGGACGTGGGCTGCGGGCCGGGGCTGGATGCGGCGGCCCTCGCAGAGCGGGTCGGAGCAGAGGGGCAAGTCGTGGGCGTGGACCATGACCCGGCCATGCTGGCCCACGCCCGCGCCGCCCTGCCGCAGCGGGCGAACATCCACTTCCGGCAGGCCGACGGACTGGCCCTGCCCTTCCCCGACCATCACTTCGACGCCGTGCGGGCCGAGCGCGTCCTGATGCACACGCCAGAGGCGGCCTGCCTGCTGGGCGAGATGATCCGCGTCACCCGCCCGGGAGGCTGGGTCAGCGCACTGGACACCGATCTCCCGCCCACCGTGGATTACGCCAGCGAAACCATGCAGGCCCTGGACCGGCGCATCACCGCTTTCAACCGGCAACAGGCCCCCGGGGCGACTTTCCGGGGAAAGCCGGGGCGTCAGCTTCGCCGCCTGTTTGGCACCGCCGGTCTTGCACAGGTCACGGCGGAGGTCATCGTGGTTCCCCTGGACGCCGAGGCCCTGCTCGGCACCTGGTTCACTCGTCCCGACGCCGCCCTGAGGGCCGGAATCCTCACCGCGGAGGAGTGGACGGAGTTCGAAGCGCACTTTCGCGCGTTGGAGACTTCCGGCAGCCTCTTCGCCTACTCCACGGTCGTCCTCGCCTCCGGGCGGAAACCGTAA
- a CDS encoding acetate--CoA ligase codes for MEKSLLEHPLVPPTDTLKATAPVSQEEAARLLALDPPAYWMEIARELTWDRPPTVAVEGTLGDFRYYPGATGNVSVNCLDRWPSDRVALLYEREDGLRETWTFGELTDATARFAAALQDLGVQKGDRVAIYLGNVPEAFIAIHACYRIGAIYSVIFAGFSASAVRDRLEDARPKVVVCTDATLRRGKVVPLKATLDEAMEGLGIPHVIVARRVDRDFPLREGEQDFHALLNATVRRAEPVPLEANEPGFIIYTSGTTSKPKGLVHAGIGFLAGAYANVKWALNLRPEDVYWCTADVGWLTFPIFALVGGLAHGATHVIYEGGIDTPTPARPYEVIERYGVNKVFTAPTALRMLRRAGDAALGQHDLNTLELISLVGEPLDPETWHWTQGKLGAGRIFLNNTYGQTETGTAWASSMVGLTPTRPGSCGHPLPGYRARVVRDDGQEAAPGELGALTLTEPFPCLARTVWGDHARYVQTYLSDFPGSYAASDAALVDADGQLWVTGRLDDVMNVAGHRIGTMEMEAALITHPAVSEAAVVAQPDEVKGSVPVAFVVPRGDAQAGPQLEDELAEAIVRGVGPIARPARVIVTPTVPRTRSGKIMRRLLRDLLVAGEVKGDLTSLENPDAIEVVKAQISSS; via the coding sequence GTGGAGAAATCGCTGCTGGAGCATCCGCTCGTGCCGCCCACCGACACCCTCAAGGCCACCGCGCCCGTCTCGCAGGAGGAGGCCGCCCGTCTGCTGGCCCTGGACCCGCCCGCCTACTGGATGGAGATCGCCCGAGAACTCACCTGGGACAGGCCGCCGACGGTGGCCGTCGAGGGCACGCTGGGTGACTTCCGCTATTACCCCGGCGCGACCGGGAATGTCAGCGTCAACTGCCTGGACCGCTGGCCCTCGGACCGCGTCGCCCTGCTGTACGAGCGCGAGGACGGCCTTCGCGAGACATGGACCTTCGGCGAACTGACGGACGCGACCGCCCGCTTTGCCGCCGCGCTGCAAGACCTGGGGGTGCAGAAGGGCGACCGGGTGGCGATCTACCTGGGGAACGTGCCCGAAGCCTTTATCGCCATCCACGCCTGCTACCGCATCGGCGCGATCTACAGCGTGATTTTCGCGGGCTTCAGCGCGTCCGCCGTCCGTGACCGGCTGGAGGACGCCCGCCCGAAGGTCGTCGTCTGCACCGACGCCACACTGCGGCGCGGAAAGGTGGTTCCCCTCAAGGCCACACTGGACGAGGCGATGGAGGGGCTGGGCATCCCCCACGTGATCGTCGCGCGGCGGGTGGACCGGGACTTCCCGCTGAGGGAGGGGGAGCAGGATTTCCACGCACTGCTGAATGCCACCGTCCGCCGTGCCGAGCCGGTCCCGCTGGAGGCGAACGAACCCGGCTTCATCATCTATACGTCGGGCACGACCTCCAAACCGAAGGGGCTGGTCCACGCCGGGATCGGCTTTCTGGCCGGGGCCTACGCGAACGTGAAGTGGGCGCTGAACCTCCGCCCGGAGGACGTGTACTGGTGTACGGCGGACGTGGGCTGGCTGACCTTCCCGATCTTCGCGCTGGTGGGCGGCCTGGCGCATGGGGCGACGCATGTGATCTACGAGGGCGGCATCGACACGCCCACCCCCGCCCGTCCCTATGAGGTGATCGAGCGGTACGGCGTCAACAAGGTCTTCACCGCCCCCACCGCCCTGCGGATGCTGCGCCGCGCCGGGGACGCCGCCCTCGGCCAGCATGACCTGAACACGCTGGAACTGATCAGTCTGGTCGGAGAACCGCTGGACCCGGAAACCTGGCACTGGACGCAGGGCAAGCTGGGTGCGGGCCGCATCTTCCTGAACAACACCTACGGGCAGACCGAAACCGGCACCGCCTGGGCCAGCAGCATGGTCGGCCTGACGCCCACCCGCCCCGGCAGTTGCGGCCATCCCCTCCCCGGCTACCGCGCCCGCGTGGTGCGGGATGACGGTCAGGAAGCGGCGCCCGGCGAACTCGGCGCCCTCACCCTCACCGAGCCTTTTCCCTGCCTGGCGCGGACGGTGTGGGGCGACCATGCCCGCTACGTGCAGACGTACCTCTCGGACTTTCCGGGCAGCTACGCGGCGTCGGATGCGGCGCTGGTGGACGCCGACGGCCAGCTCTGGGTCACGGGCCGCCTCGACGACGTGATGAACGTCGCCGGGCACCGCATCGGCACGATGGAGATGGAAGCGGCGCTGATCACCCACCCCGCCGTCAGCGAGGCGGCGGTGGTCGCGCAGCCGGACGAGGTGAAGGGATCGGTCCCGGTCGCCTTCGTGGTGCCGCGCGGGGACGCTCAGGCCGGGCCGCAACTCGAAGACGAACTGGCAGAGGCCATCGTGCGCGGCGTCGGCCCCATCGCCCGCCCCGCCCGCGTGATCGTCACGCCGACCGTGCCCCGCACCCGCAGCGGCAAGATCATGCGCCGCCTCCTGCGCGACCTGCTGGTGGCGGGAGAGGTGAAGGGCGACCTGACGAGTCTGGAGAACCCGGACGCCATCGAGGTGGTGAAGGCGCAAATCTCCTCGTCGTGA
- a CDS encoding type III pantothenate kinase has product MPVSFPLLAIDIGNTSTVLGLADERLNLTHTWRIRTNRDVLPDDLALQLHGLFTLSGAPIPRAAVLSSVAPPLGANYALALRRHFGVEAFEVMAENLPDVTVELDQPGSIGADRLCNLFGAEKYLDGYEYAVVVDFGTSTNFDVIGRGRRFIGGILATGAQVSADALFARAAKLPRITLEAPGSAIGKNTVHALQSGLVFGYAEMVDGLLRRVRAELPAPAVAIATGGFARTIEGICREIDFYDETLTLRGLVELWASRETVGEGR; this is encoded by the coding sequence GTGCCCGTCTCCTTCCCCCTTCTCGCCATCGACATCGGCAACACCAGCACGGTGCTGGGCCTCGCGGACGAGCGGCTGAACCTCACCCACACCTGGCGTATCCGCACCAACCGCGACGTGCTGCCCGACGACCTGGCGCTGCAACTGCATGGCCTCTTCACCCTGTCCGGTGCGCCCATCCCGCGCGCGGCCGTGCTGAGCAGTGTCGCGCCGCCCCTGGGGGCGAACTACGCGCTGGCGCTGCGCCGCCATTTCGGCGTGGAGGCCTTTGAGGTGATGGCCGAGAACCTCCCCGACGTGACGGTGGAACTCGACCAGCCGGGGAGCATCGGCGCGGACCGCCTCTGTAACCTGTTCGGCGCCGAGAAGTACCTGGACGGGTACGAGTACGCGGTCGTCGTGGACTTCGGCACCAGCACCAACTTCGACGTGATCGGGCGGGGTCGGCGCTTTATCGGCGGGATTCTCGCCACCGGCGCGCAGGTCAGCGCCGACGCCCTCTTTGCCCGCGCCGCCAAGCTCCCGCGCATCACGCTGGAAGCGCCGGGGAGCGCCATCGGCAAGAACACCGTCCACGCCCTCCAGTCCGGCCTGGTCTTCGGGTACGCCGAGATGGTGGACGGCCTGCTGCGCCGTGTCCGCGCCGAACTCCCCGCCCCCGCCGTCGCCATCGCCACCGGCGGCTTTGCCCGCACCATCGAGGGCATCTGCCGCGAGATCGACTTCTACGACGAGACGCTGACGCTGCGCGGGCTGGTGGAGCTGTGGGCCAGCCGGGAAACGGTGGGGGAGGGGCGGTAG
- a CDS encoding YeiH family protein, whose translation MSKLTSFRSRLPGLALVALLTAAAYLLSMLPGLRVLGALGLALLLGLAVRGLFRLPPSVQPGAGYAARTLLRLGVVLLGVRLNFVLFAQAGVRVLLLDLAVIATGLLSMTWLARRLGLPRGLGLAVAVGSSICGASAIAAAAPVVQADEDEVSVAVAVCSLLGTVGVVGYSLLALPLGLSAQRYGLMTGSSLHEIAQVLAAGAAQGSHALDFAMLTKLTRVALLAPVLLLLGGLLARKQAVNAGTQAARPPLLPPFLVGFLLVGVVSSTGLLPRPLTGAMQTASLLLTAASMAGIGLGVDFAVLRRLGGPALVVGSLGFGLLVLVAFLGTR comes from the coding sequence ATGTCCAAGCTGACCTCGTTCCGATCCCGCCTCCCGGGCCTGGCCCTGGTCGCCCTGCTGACCGCGGCGGCTTACCTGCTCTCGATGCTGCCGGGGTTGCGGGTGCTGGGCGCGCTGGGGCTGGCACTGCTGCTGGGGCTGGCGGTGCGCGGCCTGTTCCGGCTGCCACCCAGCGTGCAGCCGGGCGCGGGGTATGCCGCCCGCACGCTGCTGCGGCTGGGGGTGGTGCTGCTGGGGGTGCGGCTTAACTTCGTGCTGTTCGCGCAGGCGGGGGTGCGGGTGCTGCTGCTCGATCTGGCGGTGATCGCCACTGGGTTGCTGAGCATGACCTGGCTGGCGCGGCGGCTGGGGTTGCCGCGTGGGCTGGGGCTGGCCGTCGCGGTCGGCTCCAGCATCTGCGGGGCCTCGGCCATCGCCGCCGCCGCCCCGGTGGTCCAGGCCGACGAGGACGAGGTGTCGGTGGCCGTCGCGGTTTGCAGTCTGCTGGGGACGGTCGGCGTGGTGGGATACAGCCTGCTGGCGCTGCCGTTGGGGCTGAGCGCGCAGCGGTACGGCCTGATGACCGGCTCCAGCCTGCACGAGATCGCGCAGGTGCTGGCGGCGGGGGCGGCGCAGGGCAGCCACGCCCTCGACTTCGCCATGCTGACCAAGCTCACGCGGGTGGCGCTGCTCGCGCCGGTGCTGCTGCTGCTGGGCGGACTGCTGGCGCGGAAGCAGGCGGTGAACGCAGGGACACAGGCTGCCCGGCCTCCCCTCCTCCCGCCCTTTCTGGTGGGCTTTCTGCTGGTCGGCGTGGTCAGCAGTACCGGCCTCCTGCCGCGGCCGCTGACGGGAGCCATGCAGACCGCCAGCCTGCTGCTCACGGCGGCCTCGATGGCGGGCATCGGCTTGGGCGTGGACTTCGCCGTGCTGCGCCGCCTGGGAGGTCCGGCACTGGTGGTCGGGAGCCTGGGGTTCGGCCTGCTGGTGCTGGTGGCGTTCTTGGGGACGCGGTAG
- a CDS encoding LysR family transcriptional regulator, with product MLLHAEHLLTFAAVARSGSLTAAARERHLSQPSVSTQLKLLSEAVGEPLFTRHRQGVRLTPAGEALLPHAQALGRALDGARRWASDLQDLRHGTLRVVASNTLAAHVLPRALAAFHARHPAVTLHIQTGNTREAVRVLLEGQADLALIEGPVQPFPGGMQATVIGHDTLRLILPPQHPLARPHLEAGDLQHLKVIWREPGSGTREVAEGVLRQAGLTVQPVLELAGTEAIKEAVMSGLGAAFVSEMSVRRELAAGQLASPALALPGLGRDLTALTPEVPSRTARALLEDLLALRGAGL from the coding sequence ATGCTTCTCCATGCCGAGCATCTGCTGACCTTTGCCGCCGTGGCCCGCAGCGGGAGTCTGACCGCGGCGGCGCGCGAACGGCACCTCAGCCAGCCCTCGGTGTCCACGCAACTGAAGCTGCTCTCCGAGGCGGTGGGCGAGCCACTGTTCACCCGGCATCGGCAGGGCGTCCGGTTGACTCCGGCGGGGGAGGCGCTGCTGCCCCACGCTCAGGCGCTGGGGCGGGCGCTGGACGGTGCCCGGCGGTGGGCGTCCGACCTGCAAGACCTCCGGCACGGGACGCTGCGGGTGGTGGCGAGCAATACCCTCGCGGCCCATGTCCTGCCCCGCGCGCTGGCCGCCTTTCACGCGCGGCATCCTGCCGTCACGCTCCATATCCAGACCGGCAACACCCGCGAGGCGGTGCGCGTCCTGCTGGAAGGTCAGGCCGACCTCGCCCTGATCGAGGGGCCGGTCCAGCCTTTCCCCGGGGGTATGCAGGCCACCGTGATCGGGCATGACACCCTGCGCCTGATCCTGCCCCCCCAGCACCCGCTGGCCCGCCCCCATCTGGAGGCGGGCGATCTTCAGCACCTGAAGGTCATCTGGCGCGAACCCGGCTCCGGCACCCGCGAAGTGGCCGAGGGGGTGCTGCGTCAGGCGGGCCTCACCGTGCAGCCGGTGCTGGAACTCGCCGGGACGGAGGCCATCAAGGAGGCGGTGATGAGCGGCCTCGGCGCGGCCTTCGTCTCCGAGATGAGCGTGCGCCGGGAACTTGCCGCCGGGCAACTCGCCAGCCCCGCCCTGGCCCTGCCCGGCCTGGGGCGCGACCTCACCGCCCTGACCCCGGAAGTGCCCTCCCGCACGGCCCGCGCCCTGCTGGAAGACCTCCTCGCCCTCCGGGGGGCAGGCCTGTAG
- a CDS encoding inorganic phosphate transporter yields the protein MGIALIGLIVIVALALAFDFINGFHDTANAIATSVATKVLTPAQAIAMAAVMNIVGALTGTAVAKTIATDIVPQQYATLELVGAAILSAILWNLYTWWKGLPSSSSHALIFSLVGAGVAAGGWGIIIPKGVTKTLTGLFTSPLLGFVVPILLMALLSWLVLRWLRPRAVTRTFRWAQIFSAAFMAFSHGGNDAQKTMGIITFALSAYAGAAYDHVPLWVILSAATAMGLGTATGGWRIIKTMGFKVVDLKPVDGFVAETSAALIIETASRLGIPVSTTHTISASIMGVGTTKGFRKVKWQVAGRIVTAWFTTIPICIALGWVIHKVILLLGV from the coding sequence ATGGGAATCGCCCTGATCGGCCTCATCGTCATCGTCGCGCTGGCGCTGGCTTTCGACTTCATCAACGGCTTTCACGACACCGCGAACGCCATCGCCACCTCCGTCGCCACCAAGGTGCTGACCCCCGCCCAGGCCATCGCGATGGCCGCCGTCATGAATATCGTCGGGGCGCTCACCGGCACCGCCGTCGCCAAGACCATCGCCACCGACATCGTGCCACAGCAGTACGCGACGCTGGAACTCGTCGGGGCAGCCATCCTCAGCGCGATCCTCTGGAACCTCTACACCTGGTGGAAGGGGCTCCCCTCCTCCTCCAGCCACGCGCTGATCTTCAGTCTGGTGGGCGCGGGCGTCGCGGCGGGCGGCTGGGGCATCATCATCCCCAAGGGCGTCACCAAGACGCTGACGGGCCTCTTTACCAGTCCCCTGCTGGGCTTCGTCGTGCCGATCCTGCTGATGGCGCTGCTGTCCTGGCTGGTGCTGCGCTGGCTGCGTCCCCGCGCCGTCACCCGCACCTTCCGCTGGGCGCAGATTTTCAGCGCCGCCTTCATGGCCTTTTCGCACGGCGGCAACGACGCGCAGAAGACGATGGGCATCATCACCTTCGCCCTGAGCGCCTACGCGGGAGCGGCCTACGACCACGTGCCGCTGTGGGTGATCCTGTCCGCCGCCACCGCGATGGGCCTGGGCACCGCGACGGGGGGCTGGCGCATCATCAAGACGATGGGCTTCAAGGTCGTGGACCTCAAGCCCGTGGACGGCTTCGTGGCCGAGACGAGCGCGGCGCTCATCATCGAAACCGCCAGCCGCCTGGGGATTCCGGTCAGCACCACGCACACCATCAGCGCCAGCATCATGGGCGTGGGCACCACCAAGGGCTTCAGGAAGGTGAAGTGGCAGGTCGCCGGGCGCATCGTGACGGCCTGGTTCACCACCATTCCGATCTGCATCGCGCTGGGGTGGGTGATTCATAAGGTGATTCTGCTGCTGGGGGTGTAG